In Rhodamnia argentea isolate NSW1041297 chromosome 4, ASM2092103v1, whole genome shotgun sequence, the following proteins share a genomic window:
- the LOC115736125 gene encoding disease resistance protein L6-like isoform X1 encodes MGSDGSQTLLTILALAVARVLQVCNFCPTNSRRSKDLESSWRTEDGYGEEKEALRRDSASTSRTDHASGEEYDVFLSFRGPDTRNGFTNCLFHRLRDAGIRVFLDNEELQMGKEIAGELLDAHDRSRIYIPIFSKGYADSAWCLREVAHMVRCTSTSDGKKEIIPIFYDVDSNDVKLKTKLYTKAMRQHRTKFGSDEVKQWENALLEVARIKGWDLKGKGSQGEQIEAIVEEVSRKLNTRHMIVTEHLVEDTAQMEVIMKLLEVGSGGVRYVGVHGMGGVGKTTLAKVMFNKLSFHFERCSFIQDVRASSQSHGGLIELQKKLLSDLVGHGIANQTKDVDGGIQMIKKALSTKKVLIVLDDLDKKEQLEKLAGKSDWFCSGSGIIITTRDESILMTQVGSSGEKVLNIPKGILRYEVHEMRFDLALRLFYKHAFRSDSTVEEYEALSREIVRAVGMLPLAVAVIGSNLFDWGKDLGHLEKIEVWDETLKKLKEGPFEDVRDTLMISYERLEDKQREVFLDIACFFINADRTYPVIMWKDCGYLPSIAMRVLSQRSLIKITHDNRFWMHDQVRDFGRDIVLRVYPRKFCRVWIRDDALKLLEGKKRSENVEALCLDSDGYSRSLASKELAALPNLRFLRVKGIDFFGNFKNLLSELRWFSWEVSHKEFYAESFHFASLVVVDLSKSDIEDDWGGWSQIQMIKKLKVPDLTDCTKLRKTPDFSNFTSLETLLLVRCSNLVTIHPSISKLQLLETLNVKGCSSLGELPEEVCSLQSPKEIVMPQNFQPLKLPERFGNLKSLSSFTLSKNPKICRLPDSIGGAANLTCITLRGCVGIKELPTSIGELKTLVELDVSSSGLVELPDSIGNLKKLRVLSLCRTKIKEIPHTIGGLEMLEGLYANKSLDPIDKNLEEIGKLLHLKKLNLAYTSVSRLPPEISRLRLQKLEVGSIELQQVPALPSSLKFLAVQAMDFSLVPDPSSITDLEHLDLHRYSSLRNRYHSTRRDYDSKLQAALMREQPSYRLPSHLSVLKLKSISPPPHFSNLVNLIVPHVTECPISHLPVTPGLIHLRELSITRCESLEEISSLPLLKSPERLEPKGLKRLVEIRGLSELESLRYFLLSSCDIIGQLPNLSKLGKLRHLELEACPKLRAIEGIEGLESRALDGRGHTILERLLSISGSTWLSHKLPMYDLFLSYKGPDTHHGIVDYLHNGMYLEGIPVYSDNDDFTSNDGIGQEILQAFANSNIYIPVFSRNYASGHWCLRKLGHMVKYTSESKGKKIILPIFDDVEIDDVKLKTDLYKSDLDRHRMNFDHNEVKSWEEALIEVAAMRGFILKNTSYEEVLQMVFAEIFRARRLLDVDS; translated from the exons ATGGGATCCGATGGAAGTCAGACTTTGCTAACCATCTTAGCTTTGGCTGTAGCACGAGT GTTACAAGTCTGTAATTTTTGCCCCACGAACTCGAGGAGGAGTAAGGACTTGGAGTCGAGCTGGAGAACGGAAGATGGGTATGGAGAAGAGAAGGAGGCGTTGAGGAGGGACTCGGCGTCAACCTCGAGAACCGACCATGCGTCCGGCGAAGAGTACGATGTGTTCCTGAGCTTCCGGGGACCGGATACCCGCAACGGATTCACCAATTGCCTCTTCCATCGCTTGAGAGATGCTGGAATCCGTGTTTTCCTGGACAACGAAGAGCTCCAAATGGGCAAAGAAATCGCAGGGGAGCTTTTGGATGCACACGACAGGTCTCGAATCTACATACCTATCTTCTCTAAGGGTTACGCCGACAGTGCGTGGTGTCTCCGCGAGGTTGCGCACATGGTACGGTGCACCTCGACTTCAGATGGGAAGAAGGAGATAATTCCCATCTTCTACGACGTGGATTCTAACGATGTTAAGCTCAAAACCAAGTTGTATACAAAAGCCATGCGCCAGCACAGGACGAAGTTTGGCTCCGATGAAGTGAAGCAGTGGGAAAATGCCCTTCTTGAGGTTGCACGTATAAAGGGATGGGATCTTAAAGGCAAAGG TAGCCAAGGAGAACAAATTGAAGCGATTGTTGAAGAGGTTTCTCGTAAGCTTAATACAAGACACATGATTGTGACTGAACATTTGGTTGAAGATACTGCTCAAATGGAAGTCATAATGAAATTGTTGGAGGTTGGCTCTGGTGGTGTACGTTATGTTGGTGTCCATGGCATGGGTGGTGTTGGAAAAACAACTCTTGCCAAAGTCATGTTCAACAAACTATCTTTTCACTTTGAACGTTGTAGTTTCATTCAAGACGTTCGAGCATCATCGCAATCTCATGGTGGCCTTATAGAATTGCAGAAAAAGCTCTTGTCGGATTTGGTCGGTCATGGGATTGCTAACCAAACTAAAGATGTTGATGGTGGGATCCAGATGATCAAAAAGGCATTAAGTACTAAAAAAGTACTCATTGTTCTCGATGATCTAGACAAGAAAGAGCAACTCGAAAAACTTGCCGGAAAATCTGATTGGTTTTGTTCTGGTAGCGGAATCATTATCACAACTAGGGACGAAAGCATCCTAATGACTCAAGTGGGCTCATCCGGTGAAAAGGTCCTCAACATACCCAAAGGAATTTTGCGTTATGAAGTTCATGAAATGAGATTTGATTTAGCTCTTCGGTTGTTTTATAAGCATGCATTCAGAAGTGATTCTACTGTGGAAGAATATGAAGCTCTTTCAAGAGAAATTGTTCGTGCAGTGGGCATGCTTCCTTTGGCTGTAGCTGTGATAGGGTCCAATCTTTTTGACTGGGGCAAAGATTTGGGGCATTTGGAGAAAATAGAAGTATGGGATGAGACGCTGAAGAAGTTAAAGGAAGGTCCTTTTGAGGATGTCCGAGATACATTAATGATAAGTTATGAACGATTAGAGGATAAGCAACGAGAAGTTTTTCTCgatatagcatgctttttcatcAATGCAGACAGAACTTATCCGGTTATCATGTGGAAGGATTGTGGATACCTTCCTAGCATTGCGATGAGGGTTCTCTCTCAAAGGTCATTGATCAAAATTACACATGATAATAGGTTTTGGATGCACGACCAAGTTCGAGACTTTGGAAGGGACATTGTGCTTCGAGTATATCCTCGCAAGTTTTGTAGGGTGTGGATTCGTGATGATGCCCTGAAACTACTGGAGGGAAAAAAG AGAAGTGAAAATGTTGAAGCGCTATGCCTGGATTCCGATGGCTACAGCCGCAGCCTTGCATCTAAAGAATTAGCTGCTCTACCAAATCTGAGGTTCCTTCGAGTGAAAggcattgatttttttggtaacttcaAGAATCTTCTTTCGGAGCTAAGATGGTTTTCTTGGGAAGTTTCGCATAAGGAATTCTATGCGGAGAGTTTTCATTTTGCTAGTTTGGTCGTGGTGGACCTCTCAAAGAGCGATATCGAAGATGACTGGGGTGGGTGGAGCCAAATCCAG atgataaaaaaattaaaggttcCGGATTTAACAGATTGCACAAAGTTGAGGAAGACACCCGACTTCTCTAATTTCACGTCTTTGGAGACATTATTACTTGTTCGGTGTTCCAATTTAGTCACAATTCACCCCTCCATTTCTAAGCTTCAACTCTTAGAGACTTTGAATGTCAAAGGATGCAGTTCCCTTGGGGAGTTGCCTGAAGAAGTTTGTTCTCTACAATCACCGAAGGAGATCGTcatgccccaaaattttcaacccTTGAAGCTTCCAGAGAGATTTGGCAATTTGAAATCTTTGTCGAGTTTTACATTAAGCAAGAACCCAAAAATCTGCCGACTTCCGGACTCAATTGGAGGGGCAGCAAATCTCACATGCATAACTTTACGCGGGTGCGTGGGGATAAAGGAGCTTCCAACCTCAATTGGGGAGTTAAAAACGTTGGTGGAGTTGGATGTATCATCGTCGGGCTTAGTTGAACTACCCGATTCTATCGGAAACTTAAAGAAACTAAGGGTGTTGAGCTTATGTAGAACGAAGATAAAGGAGATTCCCCATACTATTGGAGGACTAGAGATGCTTGAAGGTTTGTATGCCAACAAATCCTTGGATCCGATCGATAAAAACTTGGAGGAAATTGGGAAGCTACTCCATTTGAAGAAATTGAACTTAGCATATACTAGTGTTTCTAGATTGCCTCCAGAGATAAGTCGTCTCCGTCTCCAAAAACTTGAAGTGGGTTCGATTGAGCTTCAACAAGTGCCGGCTCTTCCATCAAGTTTGAAATTCCTTGCGGTTCAAGCTATGGACTTCTCTCTTGTCCCCGACCCCTCAAGCATCACCGATTTGGAACATCTGGATTTACATAGATACAGCAGTTTGAGAAATAGATATCACTCTACTAGGCGGGACTATGACTCAAAACTTCAAGCAGCTTTGATGAGGGAGCAACCATCCTATCGGCTTCCATCTCATTTGTCGGTCTTGAAACTCAAAAGTATTAGTCCACCGCCACATTTTTCCAACTTAGTAAATTTGATAGTTCCGCATGTGACTGAATGTCCAATATCACACCTACCCGTCACTCCAGGTCTAATTCATTTGAGGGAACTGAGCATAACAAGATGTGAATCCCTTGAGGAAATATCCAGTCTGCCACTCTTGAAGAGTCCGGAGCGCTTGGAACCGAAGGGCTTGAAGAGGCTAGTTGAGATACGAGGTTTGTCGGAATTGGAATCTTTGCGGTACTTCCTTCTTTCCAGTTGTGACATAATCGGACAATTACCCAATTTGTCCAAGTTGGGTAAGCTACGACATCTAGAGCTAGAAGCTTGTCCAAAATTAAGAGCCATTGAGGGCATTGAGGGCTTAGAAAGCCGGGCGTTGGATGGCCGTGGCCACACCATCCTGGAAAGATTGTTGAGTATCTCCGGATCGACTTGGCTTTCCCACAAATTACCTATGTACGATCTTTTCCTGAGTTATAAGGGACCAGATACTCATCATGGCATTGTCGACTATCTTCACAATGGGATGTATTTAGAGGGAATTCCTGTTTATAGTGATAACGATGACTTCACTTCCAATGACGGGATTGGGCAAGAGATTCTACAAGCATTCGCTAACTCCAATATCTACATACCCGTCTTCTCTAGAAACTACGCCTCCGGTCATTGGTGTCTGCGCAAACTTGGCCACATGGTAAAGTACACGTCAgaatcaaagggaaaaaaaataatcctcCCCATTTTCGACGATGTGGAGATTGATGATGTTAAGCTCAAAACTGATTTATACAAGAGCGACCTAGACAGGCACCGGATGAACTTTGATCACAACGAGGTGAAGTCCTGGGAAGAGGCCCTAATTGAGGTCGCAGCAATGAGGGGTTTCATCTTGAAAAATACCAG CTACGAAGAAGTACTTCAGATGGTTTTTGCAGAGATCTTTAGAGCGAGGAGATTGTTAGACGTCGACTCCTGA
- the LOC115736125 gene encoding disease resistance protein L6-like isoform X2, whose translation MGSDGSQTLLTILALAVARVLQVCNFCPTNSRRSKDLESSWRTEDGYGEEKEALRRDSASTSRTDHASGEEYDVFLSFRGPDTRNGFTNCLFHRLRDAGIRVFLDNEELQMGKEIAGELLDAHDRSRIYIPIFSKGYADSAWCLREVAHMVRCTSTSDGKKEIIPIFYDVDSNDVKLKTKLYTKAMRQHRTKFGSDEVKQWENALLEVARIKGWDLKGKGQGEQIEAIVEEVSRKLNTRHMIVTEHLVEDTAQMEVIMKLLEVGSGGVRYVGVHGMGGVGKTTLAKVMFNKLSFHFERCSFIQDVRASSQSHGGLIELQKKLLSDLVGHGIANQTKDVDGGIQMIKKALSTKKVLIVLDDLDKKEQLEKLAGKSDWFCSGSGIIITTRDESILMTQVGSSGEKVLNIPKGILRYEVHEMRFDLALRLFYKHAFRSDSTVEEYEALSREIVRAVGMLPLAVAVIGSNLFDWGKDLGHLEKIEVWDETLKKLKEGPFEDVRDTLMISYERLEDKQREVFLDIACFFINADRTYPVIMWKDCGYLPSIAMRVLSQRSLIKITHDNRFWMHDQVRDFGRDIVLRVYPRKFCRVWIRDDALKLLEGKKRSENVEALCLDSDGYSRSLASKELAALPNLRFLRVKGIDFFGNFKNLLSELRWFSWEVSHKEFYAESFHFASLVVVDLSKSDIEDDWGGWSQIQMIKKLKVPDLTDCTKLRKTPDFSNFTSLETLLLVRCSNLVTIHPSISKLQLLETLNVKGCSSLGELPEEVCSLQSPKEIVMPQNFQPLKLPERFGNLKSLSSFTLSKNPKICRLPDSIGGAANLTCITLRGCVGIKELPTSIGELKTLVELDVSSSGLVELPDSIGNLKKLRVLSLCRTKIKEIPHTIGGLEMLEGLYANKSLDPIDKNLEEIGKLLHLKKLNLAYTSVSRLPPEISRLRLQKLEVGSIELQQVPALPSSLKFLAVQAMDFSLVPDPSSITDLEHLDLHRYSSLRNRYHSTRRDYDSKLQAALMREQPSYRLPSHLSVLKLKSISPPPHFSNLVNLIVPHVTECPISHLPVTPGLIHLRELSITRCESLEEISSLPLLKSPERLEPKGLKRLVEIRGLSELESLRYFLLSSCDIIGQLPNLSKLGKLRHLELEACPKLRAIEGIEGLESRALDGRGHTILERLLSISGSTWLSHKLPMYDLFLSYKGPDTHHGIVDYLHNGMYLEGIPVYSDNDDFTSNDGIGQEILQAFANSNIYIPVFSRNYASGHWCLRKLGHMVKYTSESKGKKIILPIFDDVEIDDVKLKTDLYKSDLDRHRMNFDHNEVKSWEEALIEVAAMRGFILKNTSYEEVLQMVFAEIFRARRLLDVDS comes from the exons ATGGGATCCGATGGAAGTCAGACTTTGCTAACCATCTTAGCTTTGGCTGTAGCACGAGT GTTACAAGTCTGTAATTTTTGCCCCACGAACTCGAGGAGGAGTAAGGACTTGGAGTCGAGCTGGAGAACGGAAGATGGGTATGGAGAAGAGAAGGAGGCGTTGAGGAGGGACTCGGCGTCAACCTCGAGAACCGACCATGCGTCCGGCGAAGAGTACGATGTGTTCCTGAGCTTCCGGGGACCGGATACCCGCAACGGATTCACCAATTGCCTCTTCCATCGCTTGAGAGATGCTGGAATCCGTGTTTTCCTGGACAACGAAGAGCTCCAAATGGGCAAAGAAATCGCAGGGGAGCTTTTGGATGCACACGACAGGTCTCGAATCTACATACCTATCTTCTCTAAGGGTTACGCCGACAGTGCGTGGTGTCTCCGCGAGGTTGCGCACATGGTACGGTGCACCTCGACTTCAGATGGGAAGAAGGAGATAATTCCCATCTTCTACGACGTGGATTCTAACGATGTTAAGCTCAAAACCAAGTTGTATACAAAAGCCATGCGCCAGCACAGGACGAAGTTTGGCTCCGATGAAGTGAAGCAGTGGGAAAATGCCCTTCTTGAGGTTGCACGTATAAAGGGATGGGATCTTAAAGGCAAAGG CCAAGGAGAACAAATTGAAGCGATTGTTGAAGAGGTTTCTCGTAAGCTTAATACAAGACACATGATTGTGACTGAACATTTGGTTGAAGATACTGCTCAAATGGAAGTCATAATGAAATTGTTGGAGGTTGGCTCTGGTGGTGTACGTTATGTTGGTGTCCATGGCATGGGTGGTGTTGGAAAAACAACTCTTGCCAAAGTCATGTTCAACAAACTATCTTTTCACTTTGAACGTTGTAGTTTCATTCAAGACGTTCGAGCATCATCGCAATCTCATGGTGGCCTTATAGAATTGCAGAAAAAGCTCTTGTCGGATTTGGTCGGTCATGGGATTGCTAACCAAACTAAAGATGTTGATGGTGGGATCCAGATGATCAAAAAGGCATTAAGTACTAAAAAAGTACTCATTGTTCTCGATGATCTAGACAAGAAAGAGCAACTCGAAAAACTTGCCGGAAAATCTGATTGGTTTTGTTCTGGTAGCGGAATCATTATCACAACTAGGGACGAAAGCATCCTAATGACTCAAGTGGGCTCATCCGGTGAAAAGGTCCTCAACATACCCAAAGGAATTTTGCGTTATGAAGTTCATGAAATGAGATTTGATTTAGCTCTTCGGTTGTTTTATAAGCATGCATTCAGAAGTGATTCTACTGTGGAAGAATATGAAGCTCTTTCAAGAGAAATTGTTCGTGCAGTGGGCATGCTTCCTTTGGCTGTAGCTGTGATAGGGTCCAATCTTTTTGACTGGGGCAAAGATTTGGGGCATTTGGAGAAAATAGAAGTATGGGATGAGACGCTGAAGAAGTTAAAGGAAGGTCCTTTTGAGGATGTCCGAGATACATTAATGATAAGTTATGAACGATTAGAGGATAAGCAACGAGAAGTTTTTCTCgatatagcatgctttttcatcAATGCAGACAGAACTTATCCGGTTATCATGTGGAAGGATTGTGGATACCTTCCTAGCATTGCGATGAGGGTTCTCTCTCAAAGGTCATTGATCAAAATTACACATGATAATAGGTTTTGGATGCACGACCAAGTTCGAGACTTTGGAAGGGACATTGTGCTTCGAGTATATCCTCGCAAGTTTTGTAGGGTGTGGATTCGTGATGATGCCCTGAAACTACTGGAGGGAAAAAAG AGAAGTGAAAATGTTGAAGCGCTATGCCTGGATTCCGATGGCTACAGCCGCAGCCTTGCATCTAAAGAATTAGCTGCTCTACCAAATCTGAGGTTCCTTCGAGTGAAAggcattgatttttttggtaacttcaAGAATCTTCTTTCGGAGCTAAGATGGTTTTCTTGGGAAGTTTCGCATAAGGAATTCTATGCGGAGAGTTTTCATTTTGCTAGTTTGGTCGTGGTGGACCTCTCAAAGAGCGATATCGAAGATGACTGGGGTGGGTGGAGCCAAATCCAG atgataaaaaaattaaaggttcCGGATTTAACAGATTGCACAAAGTTGAGGAAGACACCCGACTTCTCTAATTTCACGTCTTTGGAGACATTATTACTTGTTCGGTGTTCCAATTTAGTCACAATTCACCCCTCCATTTCTAAGCTTCAACTCTTAGAGACTTTGAATGTCAAAGGATGCAGTTCCCTTGGGGAGTTGCCTGAAGAAGTTTGTTCTCTACAATCACCGAAGGAGATCGTcatgccccaaaattttcaacccTTGAAGCTTCCAGAGAGATTTGGCAATTTGAAATCTTTGTCGAGTTTTACATTAAGCAAGAACCCAAAAATCTGCCGACTTCCGGACTCAATTGGAGGGGCAGCAAATCTCACATGCATAACTTTACGCGGGTGCGTGGGGATAAAGGAGCTTCCAACCTCAATTGGGGAGTTAAAAACGTTGGTGGAGTTGGATGTATCATCGTCGGGCTTAGTTGAACTACCCGATTCTATCGGAAACTTAAAGAAACTAAGGGTGTTGAGCTTATGTAGAACGAAGATAAAGGAGATTCCCCATACTATTGGAGGACTAGAGATGCTTGAAGGTTTGTATGCCAACAAATCCTTGGATCCGATCGATAAAAACTTGGAGGAAATTGGGAAGCTACTCCATTTGAAGAAATTGAACTTAGCATATACTAGTGTTTCTAGATTGCCTCCAGAGATAAGTCGTCTCCGTCTCCAAAAACTTGAAGTGGGTTCGATTGAGCTTCAACAAGTGCCGGCTCTTCCATCAAGTTTGAAATTCCTTGCGGTTCAAGCTATGGACTTCTCTCTTGTCCCCGACCCCTCAAGCATCACCGATTTGGAACATCTGGATTTACATAGATACAGCAGTTTGAGAAATAGATATCACTCTACTAGGCGGGACTATGACTCAAAACTTCAAGCAGCTTTGATGAGGGAGCAACCATCCTATCGGCTTCCATCTCATTTGTCGGTCTTGAAACTCAAAAGTATTAGTCCACCGCCACATTTTTCCAACTTAGTAAATTTGATAGTTCCGCATGTGACTGAATGTCCAATATCACACCTACCCGTCACTCCAGGTCTAATTCATTTGAGGGAACTGAGCATAACAAGATGTGAATCCCTTGAGGAAATATCCAGTCTGCCACTCTTGAAGAGTCCGGAGCGCTTGGAACCGAAGGGCTTGAAGAGGCTAGTTGAGATACGAGGTTTGTCGGAATTGGAATCTTTGCGGTACTTCCTTCTTTCCAGTTGTGACATAATCGGACAATTACCCAATTTGTCCAAGTTGGGTAAGCTACGACATCTAGAGCTAGAAGCTTGTCCAAAATTAAGAGCCATTGAGGGCATTGAGGGCTTAGAAAGCCGGGCGTTGGATGGCCGTGGCCACACCATCCTGGAAAGATTGTTGAGTATCTCCGGATCGACTTGGCTTTCCCACAAATTACCTATGTACGATCTTTTCCTGAGTTATAAGGGACCAGATACTCATCATGGCATTGTCGACTATCTTCACAATGGGATGTATTTAGAGGGAATTCCTGTTTATAGTGATAACGATGACTTCACTTCCAATGACGGGATTGGGCAAGAGATTCTACAAGCATTCGCTAACTCCAATATCTACATACCCGTCTTCTCTAGAAACTACGCCTCCGGTCATTGGTGTCTGCGCAAACTTGGCCACATGGTAAAGTACACGTCAgaatcaaagggaaaaaaaataatcctcCCCATTTTCGACGATGTGGAGATTGATGATGTTAAGCTCAAAACTGATTTATACAAGAGCGACCTAGACAGGCACCGGATGAACTTTGATCACAACGAGGTGAAGTCCTGGGAAGAGGCCCTAATTGAGGTCGCAGCAATGAGGGGTTTCATCTTGAAAAATACCAG CTACGAAGAAGTACTTCAGATGGTTTTTGCAGAGATCTTTAGAGCGAGGAGATTGTTAGACGTCGACTCCTGA